From Homalodisca vitripennis isolate AUS2020 chromosome 1, UT_GWSS_2.1, whole genome shotgun sequence, the proteins below share one genomic window:
- the LOC124353053 gene encoding phosphatidylinositol 4-kinase type 2-beta has product MHKLCCPCCFGRACLIPNQGYLSEAGASLVDQKLQLNIVPKTKVVKLVSPTFNYPRIARGKSHVKHAINDHFPTVGRHFHRLGLKPKVGSFQVFVEGYKDAEYWLRQMELEPLSPYLQEQFRLQFERLVILDYIIRNTDRGNDNWLIKYTSPNITITPIPPPAQPPPYSGDTEMQDATEWNIVDRPEVSIAAIDNGLAFPFKHPDSWRAYPYHWAWLPQAKVPFSNHIKDLVLPQLSDMNFVQDLCDDLYHLFKQDKGFDRHLFEKQMSVMRGQILNLTQALKDNKSPVQLVQMPAVVVERSKGRVGTTSRFRSFSDTFTQRFQNKSPFFSWC; this is encoded by the exons ATGCACAAGCTGTGCTGTCCCTGCTGCTTCGGTCGGGCTTGCCTCATCCCCAACCAGGGTTACTTGTCCGAGGCTGGCGCCAGTCTTGTAGACCAGAAACTTCAACTCAACATTGTTCCTAAAACCAAG GTTGTAAAGTTAGTCAGTCCCACATTCAACTATCCAAGGATAGCCCGGGGCAAGTCTCATGTGAAACATGCCATCAATGATCACTTCCCCACCGTGGGCCGACACTTTCATAGGCTTGGCTTAAAGCCCAAG GTAGGGTCGTTCCAAGTGTTTGTGGAGGGCTACAAAGACGCAGAGTATTGGCTGCGGCAGATGGAGCTGGAGCCGCTCTCGCCCTACCTGCAAGAACAGTTTCGACTGCAGTTTGAGCGGTTGGTCATCCTGGATTACATAATCCGCAACACAGACCGTGGTAACGACAACTGGCTCATCAAGTACACCTCACCTAACATTACCATCACACCCATTCCTCCGCCGGCTCAGCCACCCCCATACTCGGGCGACACCGAGATGCAGGATGCCACG GAGTGGAACATCGTGGATCGGCCTGAGGTGAGCATTGCCGCGATAGACAATGGATTGGCATTCCCCTTCAAGCATCCAGACTCCTGGCGAGCGTATCCCTACCACTGGGCATGGTTGCCTCAGGCCAAGGTGCCCTTCTCCAACCACATCAAGGACCTCGTCCTGCCCCAGCTCTCGGACATGAATTTTGTCCAGGACCTCTGCGATGATCTATACCATCTATTCAAG CAAGACAAGGGGTTCGATCGTCACCTTTTTGAGAAGCAGATGAGTGTGATGCGCGGCCAAATCCTGAACTTGACCCAGGCTCTCAAGGATAACAAGAGTCCTGTGCAGCTTGTGCAGATGCCTGCTGTTGTAGTTGAGAG GTCTAAGGGCAGAGTTGGGACAACTTCAAGATTTAGATCGTTTAGCGACACCTTCACTCAGCGCTTCCAGAATAAGAGCCCCTTCTTCTCCTGGTGCTGA